The genome window TGTTTGACTCCCGGTTGAACGCCCTGTTTGCCACCAAAACCTACTGGATCACGGAGGGCTTGAGTACCCAGCAGCAGGAAAACAAGGCCTGGGATCAGTGGGCATTTTTTACGGTGAATCATCCGGTGTCCGCCTACGAAACCCGGCGGGAGCGCTTTTTAGGGGCTTACCGAAATGAAAATGCCCCGGAGGCCGTGGAAACCGGGCGTCTTTCCTCACAGGACAGCGATTTTGGTAATGCTGTGGGTGCGCTCAAAATCGATCTGACCCTGCCTCCCGGGGGACGCATTCCGGTTCTGTTCCGACTGGGTGTAATTCCCAAGGAGCGGTTTGAATCGGACAAACAGGCAGCGGTTCAAGCATTTCGCACCCCGGAAGATGCAGCAACGGCTCTGCAGGCAGTGACGGAAAAATGGGAACGCTTTTTTCAGCATGTCCGCGTAAACACCCCGGATGCCGACACCAATATTTTCCTTAATTACTGGACGCCTTATCAGGCCAAGGTGGCTTTCGATGTGGGGCGGGTAGCCAGTTTTTACTATTGGGGCATCAGCCGGGGATTTGGATTCCGGGATATGGCTCAGGATATTTTGGCCATTACGATTTCAGATGTCCAAAAAGCCCGGGAACGCATTTTATTGTTGGCCCGCCAAATGTTTCGCAATGGCCGGGTGTACCATCATTTTTACCGAGATGGTCAGGGGGAGTTGACGCGCCACTGTGACGATTCCCTTTGGTTTATTCTGGCTGTGACGGAGTACATTCAAGAAACCGGGGACAAGGCCCTTTTGCAGGAGGAAGAACCCTTTGCCGACGGGGGGAAAGGTACTCTTTGGGATCACTTAAAGGCGGTGGTTCGGTATGCGGAAGATAATCTGGGGCCGCATCATTTGCCCATTTTCGGACGAGGAGATTGGAACGACACCCTCGATTACATCGGCGGCGAAGACGAAGGGGAAAGCGTGTGGGGCGGCATGTTCTACGTAGCCATGCTCAATCGTTTGGGAGAGCTGGCACATTTTGTAGGAGAGACTGCCTTTACCCGGGAAGTGGAGCGCCTGCGCGATCGCATTCAACAAAACCTGAATACCGTATGTTGGGACGGCAAGTGGTTTATTCGGGCGTTTGGGGCTGACGGGAAAAAAATCGGGTCCAAGGAGAACCGGGCGGGACGGATTTTCCTGAATACGCAATCCTGGGCAGTAATTGCCTCTGTCTCGGAGCCGGAAAAACTGCGCCAGGCTATGGACAGCGTTCGGATTCACCTGGACACGGACTTCGGTCCGAAACTATGTGCACCTGCCTTTCGGGAAATCGATCCGAACATTGGCCTGATCACCCGCTGCGTACCGGGGAAAAAAGAAAACGGGGCGGTTTTTTGCCACGCCACCACGTGGGCAATTCTGGCGGAGTGCCTGCTCAAAAGAGGGGATCAGGCCTTCGCGTACTACAAGAAGTTGCTCCCCAATGCGGTGGATTCGGATCAGTTTCGGGTTGAACCTTACGTTTATTCTCAGTATATTACCAGCAACGAGCATCCAACGGCTGGAATGGCCAGCCACTCCTGGCAAACCGGCACAGCCGCCTGGATGTACCGGGTGGCCATTGATTACATGCTTGGGGTGCGACCGACGTATTGGGGTCTTCGGGTGGATCCGGTTATTCCATCCGATTGGCAGGAATTTTCCGTGGAGCGGGTGTTCCGCGGCGCGCGCTACCGGATTCGGGTTCACAACCCGGGCGGCGTGGAAAGCAGAGTAACCCGCATTCAGATGGACGGTCAGCCGGTTGAAGGGCCGGTCCTGCCGATCTGTTCGAAAGCGGTCTGTCAGGTGGAGGTCTGGCTGGGGCAGATGAGATTGGAATAGAAGGGGCTTTCAGTGAACCGGCGACAATTTTTGGAGACGACAACAGCTATTCTGGGAGGCGCAGTGGTAGCAGGATGGAAAACCAATCCATCAGAAGCAGGGGAGACGAGCCCGAAATTCTGGGTGTGGATGCATCCGCACACCGGGTGGACGAACGATAAAGTGGAAGCTACCTTCCGGCGCCTGAAGGAATCTGGCATTGACGCGGTGCTGTTTTTGGTGTACAACGGCCGAAAGGCCTTTTACGAAAGTGATGTGCTTCCTGTGGAATCCCGGGAACTGGAGCGCCTGCTGCCTATTGCCCGCAAAGTGGGACTGGAACTCCACGCCTGGATGTTTAGCCTTATTTGCAATGTGGAGTCCGTCATTGAAAATCACCCGGACTGGTTTGTGGTGAACCGGGAAGGCATTTCCATTCTTAAAAAACAACCGTACGTGAAATATTACAAGTGGCTGTGTCCCAATCACACGGGGGTGCAGGATTTTCTGCTAAAGATTGTTTCGGAACTGACGCGGTTTGAATCCCTGGCCGGGATTCACCTCGATTACATTCGCTACCCGGACGTCATATTGCCCAAAGGACTTCACAAGAAGTACGGTTTGGTTCAGGACAGGGAATACCCTCAGTTTGATTATTGCTACTGCCCGGTGTGCCGCGACGCCTTTCAATCCAAAACAGGGCAGGATCCCCTCAAGCTGCCGGATCCGTCTCAAAGTCAGGCCTGGCGGACATTTCGGGAGGAGGCCGTTACGGCCCTGGTCGATCGGGCGGCACGGATCATCAAAACCGCCGGGAAACAGGCTTCCGCAGCCGTGTTTGCTACCCCGGCGCTTGCCCGGAAGCTGGTTCGTCAAAACTGGCCGGAGTGGTCCCTTGATGCGGTGTTTCCCATGATCTATCACAACGCCTATGCCGAGGATATTTCCTGGATTTTCACAGCCACGCGGGAGGGTGTTGAGGCACTCCACGGGCGAATGCGGCTGTACAGTGGAATTTTCGTGCCCAAATTGCCCGGTTCCGATTTGGCACAGGGGATTGCCGACGCGTTGCGCGGCGGCGCCGATGGGGTGTCCTTTTTCCCACTGGAGCGGATTGAGGCCGGTCAGTGGTCTTTGATTCGCGAAAAAAAATAAAGGGACGTTTGTAAAGGAACTTCTTTAGGAAAGGATATGATTGCGAGGTACAATGAGTCATCAAAAAAAAGTCATGGCGTACTATGTACTGGCAGCTTTGCTGGTGTGGTCTGTTTCCCTTTTTTCCTGTGCGAAATCCAAACTGCCGGTCACAGCTCTCCGGAGCTGGAAAATCGTGGTGTCCCCGGACGCCATTCCCAGCGAACGCTACGCCGCGGAGGAATTTCAAACCCTGTTCCGGCAGGGAACGGGATGGATGCTGCCCATAACCACAGAGGCGGATTCGGGCGGCCACCATATTTTCATTGGCTTTTCGCATCCCATGGCCCGGAGCGATGCGGGCTTTTCCACCCGGGGAATGGGGGAAGAGGCATTGCGGATTCGCATACGGCCGGACAACATGGCCATTGCCGGCGGACGCCCCCGGGGCACGCTGTACGGGGTGTACGAATTCTTCGAACGGGAGCTGGGGGCGCGGTTCCTCATGGCAAATGTCACCTATTTCCCGCCCAAACTAACGGAACGGGCCATTCCCTGTGAGGATTACCATTACCAGCCGGTGTTTTTATATCGCAATGTGTATTTTGGGGAAGTACAGGGAAATCCGAAATTTGCCACACGCCTGCGGGTGAACACCGTCACCGATTCGGCCAAATACGGGGGACGAACCGAACAGCAGTTGATTAACCACTCGTTTTACAAATTGCTGCCCGTGGAAAAATACGGCAAAACTCACCCGGAGTACTACGCACTGGTGAAAGGGGAGCGATTGCTCAAGATGTGGGGACATGGTCCCCAATTGGATGTCTCCAATCCCGAGGTGGTCCGATTGGTAACACAGGCGGTACTGCAGGAGTTCAAGGAGCATCCCGACTGGCGCAATGTCAGCGTGAGTCAGAATGACAACGATTATTACTGCCATTGCGATTCCTGCAACGCCATCAATCAGCGGGAAGGTACCCCGATGGGGGCCCAGCTTCGTTTTGTGAACGAGGTAGCGGCCCGCGTGGCAAAAGTCTACCCAAACAAGAAAATCGGGACGCTGGCCTACTGGTACACCCGTAAACCACCCAAGCATCTGAAACCACGCAACAATGTGCAGATTCAATTAGCAGACATTGAATGCTGCCGGTTACATCCCATAAATGATCCCCAGTGTCCAAAAAATAAATCCTTTTACAAGGATTTTTTGGGTTGGAGCAAAATCACCAAGAATCTGTACATCTGGACCTACGCCACCGATTTTCGGTTTTTCGATTTGCCGACGCCCAATTTGAAAAGCATTGGAGCCAATTTGAAGGTTTACGCTGCGCACCATGTGAAAGGGGTTTTTGAACAGGGTGATGGACACAATCTGTCGGCGGAAATGAGCGATTTGCGCAATTATGTAATTGCTCGCTGTCTTTGGAACCCCCGGCGCGATAGCTGGCAGGAGGCCAGGGAGTTTTGTCGGATGGCCTATGGCAAAGCGGCGCCCATTATCTGGAACTACCTCAAGTTTGAGCACGATTGGGTGAACCGCTATGGGGATCACCCCACCTGTTTTGCCTTTCCGAAACAGCTGGGATTGAATCGAACCTTCGCATTGAAGGCATTTGATTACTTTCACCGTGCGCTCAAGGCCG of Calditrichota bacterium contains these proteins:
- a CDS encoding glycosyl transferase family 36: MRYGQFSPDGKEFVIDNVATPTPWINYIYNDRYFSTISNNGGGISYVQNPLHGRITRYRINDVPPDRPGKYVYIKDEETGDFWSATWQPVGKNQKAYQAVHGFGYTRVSAEINGIFSEITYFVPVAQTQEIWHLVLTNRSNRPRSLSLFGYVEFCLGHALVDLINQADDQHFNRVVFDSRLNALFATKTYWITEGLSTQQQENKAWDQWAFFTVNHPVSAYETRRERFLGAYRNENAPEAVETGRLSSQDSDFGNAVGALKIDLTLPPGGRIPVLFRLGVIPKERFESDKQAAVQAFRTPEDAATALQAVTEKWERFFQHVRVNTPDADTNIFLNYWTPYQAKVAFDVGRVASFYYWGISRGFGFRDMAQDILAITISDVQKARERILLLARQMFRNGRVYHHFYRDGQGELTRHCDDSLWFILAVTEYIQETGDKALLQEEEPFADGGKGTLWDHLKAVVRYAEDNLGPHHLPIFGRGDWNDTLDYIGGEDEGESVWGGMFYVAMLNRLGELAHFVGETAFTREVERLRDRIQQNLNTVCWDGKWFIRAFGADGKKIGSKENRAGRIFLNTQSWAVIASVSEPEKLRQAMDSVRIHLDTDFGPKLCAPAFREIDPNIGLITRCVPGKKENGAVFCHATTWAILAECLLKRGDQAFAYYKKLLPNAVDSDQFRVEPYVYSQYITSNEHPTAGMASHSWQTGTAAWMYRVAIDYMLGVRPTYWGLRVDPVIPSDWQEFSVERVFRGARYRIRVHNPGGVESRVTRIQMDGQPVEGPVLPICSKAVCQVEVWLGQMRLE
- a CDS encoding family 10 glycosylhydrolase is translated as MHPHTGWTNDKVEATFRRLKESGIDAVLFLVYNGRKAFYESDVLPVESRELERLLPIARKVGLELHAWMFSLICNVESVIENHPDWFVVNREGISILKKQPYVKYYKWLCPNHTGVQDFLLKIVSELTRFESLAGIHLDYIRYPDVILPKGLHKKYGLVQDREYPQFDYCYCPVCRDAFQSKTGQDPLKLPDPSQSQAWRTFREEAVTALVDRAARIIKTAGKQASAAVFATPALARKLVRQNWPEWSLDAVFPMIYHNAYAEDISWIFTATREGVEALHGRMRLYSGIFVPKLPGSDLAQGIADALRGGADGVSFFPLERIEAGQWSLIREKK
- a CDS encoding DUF4838 domain-containing protein — translated: MSHQKKVMAYYVLAALLVWSVSLFSCAKSKLPVTALRSWKIVVSPDAIPSERYAAEEFQTLFRQGTGWMLPITTEADSGGHHIFIGFSHPMARSDAGFSTRGMGEEALRIRIRPDNMAIAGGRPRGTLYGVYEFFERELGARFLMANVTYFPPKLTERAIPCEDYHYQPVFLYRNVYFGEVQGNPKFATRLRVNTVTDSAKYGGRTEQQLINHSFYKLLPVEKYGKTHPEYYALVKGERLLKMWGHGPQLDVSNPEVVRLVTQAVLQEFKEHPDWRNVSVSQNDNDYYCHCDSCNAINQREGTPMGAQLRFVNEVAARVAKVYPNKKIGTLAYWYTRKPPKHLKPRNNVQIQLADIECCRLHPINDPQCPKNKSFYKDFLGWSKITKNLYIWTYATDFRFFDLPTPNLKSIGANLKVYAAHHVKGVFEQGDGHNLSAEMSDLRNYVIARCLWNPRRDSWQEAREFCRMAYGKAAPIIWNYLKFEHDWVNRYGDHPTCFAFPKQLGLNRTFALKAFDYFHRALKAAENETIRRRVEKISLTAYRTMLEAGAEFVYKDGRLKREYPPGYEHVVEQYIALAKKYHLTSAGERHPFPQFEKRLRTDYLQGIPAVKLENAVWKLIVTPKNNGKMVVMEHKPDGRQLLQMLPNNFMYGAFDEVPGKYMDLSKLKIPFKANVKGDTLFLVRRLTDGSVYQRAIWLTPAKPGTIFCRTTIRHNGTKPGTYQLVVHPEFYTGTTSPDSKILSAYVRFKGKWVCYNEGLNADQGPGVHWLVDAKDGGAHAYFNHKDRFGVLETYDPSKIEKLRTWWVPDEALINLELQTRKVTLKKGERFSFTYAFQYLTHWPPEGK